The region ACTTGCATGTTTAAAAACATTCACGTTAGATGTATAAAAACATTCAAAACCTCCAACACCGTGTTTGGAACCACAtggaaaggaagaaaaaacaCACTAAAACCATATTAACAGACAAATGGAAGCTCACGAACATAAGCTCAAAATATGAAGTTTATTTTTGGGTAGATTAAGTCCAGGAAATAGAGTCACAAAAAGTAATAACCgctacaaaatatttattaaagaaaaactgatttagaaaaaaaaaataaaatatatatatatatagtcattttatagactgattttgaaaaatcCCTTAAACTTTGAGATCAGTAATTAAAACTCTTATTTACACACTTTTGAACATGTTACCAGCGCTTACTGGTTTATTCCATGAGAAAGTATGAATGTGCTTGTCCTATGGGCTTCAAAGaaagtttcaagaaaaaaagaattcatGTATAAGTTTTGTTCTTCTTGATCAAGGCATAAGTATCACTGTATAAAGCCACAGCATTCGACAAGACAGCCAAAAATATCATAAAGACAGATAGAATCTTGTCCCTTTTGGTTGCTACGTTGTGTCGATCCCTGAAATTGAAACATGAATGCAAAGCCataattgttaattaattttcagCAATAGCATATATCaacccatttttcttttttcactgGAAAGTATATGTTAGACACAACAaataaacaactaaaaataacttttcaatAAAGAACCTACTCTTCTAAAGTGAGCCACTtactttaaaaactaaataagcAAAATATCAGTTGCTGATGACACAAATTCGAAGATAGATAATCATATAAAGAAGGTTAATGCAATCTTTCCAAAGAAGTTATCTCCTCTATGCAAGTTAAAAGAACAAATCATAATCAAACATGCATTTCTAATATGGTGTTGTGTTTTCTCAGATAAAAATATCCATTGTGAAGTGGAACAGAAAATAAGAGAATTTGAATATCAAACTAACCTCAGAATGATGGAAGCTGGAAATATGAATGCTATACAAACAGCAGCTGTTGCTCCAGTGAACTGAAAAATATCCCAAATGCTGGGTATGAAATTTGCTCCGAGGAAGATAACAGCAACAAGTGTAACAGTAATTGATGCAAATCTGAGTTTATGTTGAGTCAAAGGCCTAGATGATGGAAATAAGAGAGAATCTAGGTTGACACGCAATCCATAGAAAACAACTGGAAATACAAGCACAAGATGTGCTGCATAGCTGGAACGAACTACATCATTTAGAACAGAACCCAAAGGAATTCCAAGATTAGTGTCAAAATTTGCAAGCACATCATCAAGTGTTGCTTCGCCAAATAGGAGGAACCCAAAGAAGCTTGTGAGCAAGTACACTGAAGCACTCAGAGCAAGTGACGCACGTACAACGCCATTCATCTGAGAGGAGTCCTCCAGCTCATTTGCTATAGGGTGTACTGCAAGAACAGTTCATGCAATTCAACCATCAGAGtgttattgtaatttaaaacaTAGAACTATGTGGAGTGACTCTTGAGTTTTCTatgtaaaatttagaaaatcGAAGAAAGATTCTCATTAAGAAGGatgtaaacaattttatagtGAAGTTTAGAAAAGATCCTAGAAAAGAGTCTAGATCCCTCCATGAAACACCTCTAATATCTTGTTgtatttgtcattttttaagGAAGAAAAATTGAGTTTTCTCTTCTACTTCTGACCTCTTCCTATATCAAATTGCTATCAAGAGCTATGTTTGAATTAAAGAGTtgagaggagaaaaaaaatagagttgaaAGATGGCAAGCAATGGGCATTCTAATGAAACATTTCTTgttacaaaagaaaatcatgaaaaatgGTGTATTCTAATGAAAGCCTTGCTTGACTTTCAAGGTGCTTGGGAGATTGTAAAAAAAGTCATAAGATGAAGATAAATTATCTCCAAATGATATGAAAACAGGGAAAAAATATCAACAAGCACTTACTTTCATCATCAATGTTTGGATAACCACATGATCAAGAAGAACGCCTATGCTACTATGTCGACAAAGTGAAGATAAGGCTTCAATCACTAAGGAGTGACTTTGAAGCTTTGAAGATGAAGGAATTTGAATCAATTTTGAAGTATTGTTCAAAAGTAAAGACGATtgttaataaattgaaaacaatataGAGATAAAGTAGAAGATGTTTGCGTGACAGAGAACATCCTTTGTTCCTTGACTCTAAAGTTCAATTATGTAGTCTGCCTGAAGAATCAAAAGGTCTTGACTCTATGAGTCATGAAGAATTGGAAGGTTCTTTACAAGCTCATGAAGAAAGAATGCATAGGATATAAGAACAGTAATTGGATCAAGCCCTTAAAGCTCAAGCTTTTTGAAGAATAATGGAGGATTTAATAGTTAAAAGGACGTGGATCAGAAAGAGGACATGGTCGTGGACAAAGAGGAAGAGAACATGCTCATGCACAAGAAAGAAGAGGAAATGGTAATAATGATTCAAACAATGAAGAAATAAGCTTTTCATCATCAAGAGCCCATAGAAAAGCAAGAGGAAGAGGTACAATTCCAGAGAGGACATTCATAAGTTGATTAATGATGTTTATTATATGCCTAAATTAAAAAGCAGTCTTTTGAGTTTAGGCCAACTTCTTGAAAATGGATATAAGATTCTCAtgaaagataaatatttgtGGCTTAAagatcaaaatgaaaatttgatgcTAAGGTGTTTATGTTAAGAATTATCCTGAATCTAAAAACTATCGAAGCAAAGTGTTTGGAGGTGAGTGTGTGCAAAATAAAGCATGGTGTTCACACATGAGATTTGAACGCTTAAACTTTAAACCCTTAAAAGTTTTGGAGAAAAGGACATGGTAAAAATCAACAATCCTAATCAATTGTTTGAAACGTGTCTTTTTGGAAAGCATGTTTGAAAAAGTTTGCAAAAAATAGTTGCCTCAAGAGCAACCAAACCATTCCAACTTGAACATACCAATGTACATGGTCCAACCGATCCGCCTTTATTCAGTGTGAATAACTATTTCTTACTCTTCATTGatgatttcacttaaaaaacATGGGTGTActttttcaaacaaaagttaaaagCTTTTGTTGCTTTCAAAAATGTCAAGAATCTAGTTGAAAAAGAGAGTGGTTTTAAAATCAAAGCTTTGAGATTAGATCAAGAAGGATAATTCACTTCAAGGGTTCAATGATTCTTGCACAACTCATGGAATTAATCATTCATTGACTGTACCTAGATGATCATAACAAAATGGAGTAGTCGaaaggaaaaacataattattctCAACATGCTCAcatgaattttaaaatctaaaatcatACGCAAGAAGTTTGGACAGAAGTTGTCTCttctacaatttatttttctaatcaCTTTTTGATGTCCAATATCAAAAATCAAACTTCTCAATAAGCATGAGGTGGAAGTAAGTCTACTGTTAATCATTTGCGCATCTTTGAAGGTATAGCATACGCTCATGAATTGATAAGAAAAAAGATCTAAATTCGATAATCAGATTGTCAAACTTTATTggttatctaaaaattataaattatataatctaacaATGTGGTGATAAGTTGTGATATTGAATTTAATGTAGAAGCTTTGTAGAAGGAGAATTTAATGTGTACATCTAACACAAAATATATGTTCATCATAGTAAATAAATACAACacattttattgattttattctttatctacgtgattataatattatagaagataatatacaatatttatttatttaattattttctataactttaatataaattctagtgatattttttatttgaataattaatataatatctaacttttaattataattttattttatattatcataaaatacgcaGAGCATACACGTTTGTTTTCACTGATATGTATAAAATCAGTTACAACTTACAGAACTGATTATATAtcttaaattaataattgattttgaaaagaaaaaaaaaactttaaaatgtaaagtcaattttaatttcacatgGCACAATTGTCAATGGTTCTAAAAGtatcttaaatattaaaaagttattttaaaatcaattatacatCCATAATGTTTTCTCATCACCTGCTATGTGGCTACGATTATGGTTACGTTACTCAAATAATCCAGTGTCAGGAATCAAAATGTATATTTCCATTCATAAGTTATTGACAAAATGGATAAGTAATCTGAAGTCATAATGCGCTGCCAGAAACAGACAAAAACAACAATGATGTTTTGTTTCAGAATTTGTATAGCTGTCGGGTTCACCTCACAACACTTTTTGAGGAAATTATTAACTATGATGTTCATAAGAACGTTAAGATCATGTTTGTGTATTTTCTACTGTTTCTGTAGACAGagaatatgaatttaaaaagtttgtgTGTTCTTATTTATGCAGTGTTCATTTAAGGGTTTTGTAAATTTGGAAGAGTAGATTTGATAAGTGAACGTGTTTGGTTTAGATGAAATAAAGGGATATGAGAGAGACGATTTGGGGATAGATGAATTATTTCATCCTCTCAAAAGTGTGAGGATACGCGATTATAATGGATTTGTTTACGAAACTATCCTTGAGTTTTGTTTCCCTTTCCAAAACCATGTGCACAGCAGATTCTTGGTGTGACTTCCTTTGCCAAGATTCCTGAAAATATTCATGACCAGATTcctttcttcattctttttttaaagcTCATTTTAAAACGATGGAAGTTGTGAATGTAGTGTGTCTGTGACCCGCAGTGCTTGTGAATGTCATCCGCGCTAGTGTTTTGAGAGGAGAGTTATGGTGTGTATGATTGTTGAGTGCATGGAGGGGGAAGAAGATGAGGTGATTTGGAGTGTAGTGGTCGACGAAAACGGGTGGCCGTCCGTTGAGGTGGTGGGTAGTGTGTGGTTGGACGACGTGTTTGGGTGACACTATGCACCGGTGTTGCGGTGTTGTGGTGTTTTGAAAGGAGGATGGCACCAGTTTCGTAACTGCTGCCTTGGTTTATAAAGGAGTGACACTGATTATGACATTGGTGTTGAtgctttttatgttttatttttttacttttttttactttttttttacttttttttacttttttttaattttttttttaatttttttgaacttttttttaaaacttttttaactttatataatttttgtttaaaatttaattgtttaattttcttttaaaatttaattgtataattttttttacattcataaaaatttaatttttttattttaaaatttatataattttaatattttttaattcgtattaattaattataattttttataacatcaaattacaaaatcattctctttttcatCAAGGGTATTTCGATAACTTTctaattctatctatttttagaatttattttatctatcacatcaatcaaatctttcactaacttttataaaacttatctccaaattcactcaaaaaaacacaaaaatccatCCAACcaaatctacacaaattcatctttacACTCTCTCCCATATCATTCTACCAAGGAACACACCCTTAATGACTTaagcagaaaaagaaagatagatttgtgaatttttttttctgaaattcaTCCTTTTAATATTGTAAAGATTTGAACATATATTAACCACTTTACTTTTATGccctttttatataatatatataaatatgtatagtaattaataataattataacattgttaaaaaatatatgtaaaaattcgtattttaaattttaattatttattttaaaaatttatttacattttttacattttatgaatttgtattatttaattttaattttttttatcacaacaacaaaatcattttattttttctatcaagaatattttaataaacttcaaattttatttaattttacaactctttatctatcatatcaatcaaatcattcaTTAACTTTTATACAATTTAATTCCAAATTCATTACCATTACTCTCTAAATTTACTCAAAAAAAAACACATCTATTTCCTCAAATCCATTTTCATACTCTCCTAAAATTTATCTTCATATAATAACATAGcctaagaaaaggaaaatgaagtTTCCCAAAGGGTAAAATGATTGTCATACCGTTAGGGTGGCAGATATAAGCAGTGACAAGCACAGGAACTACAGTGAACAGTTCCCAAATTGATGTCATATCAGTAATGATTGGGAAGAGTCTGGGCATTCCAATGCCTCCGGTTATGATCTTCAACACACTCATTCCAACAGCAATCACCAGAAAAACTACTGCTAGCCCAACTGATAATGCAGATGTGAATTTCAATGAATCTGCAATTACAAACATCACTTAGAACATGAAATTACTAATTTTAGTTGCGTATCCAACAATATAATAACTTAGATTTCCCAATTTCAGTTTTTTTCGCCAAGTTTCTATcgtataaaaagatattttcaaTCCGTGGACAAAATGGTAGTTGTGGAATAATAAGAACTATTATAGCATGCAATTAATAGGTATTCTAGATTTCCAACACTGAAAAGGGGTGAAATGAAATACATCCAATTGCCATTATTGTGGTTTAGATTGTTTGAAAAcaaggtatgggtttatttatttatttatttagtgagATTCACAcagataaattatataattgtgatTTGTACACGATTCACACGATTCTtatataatattcaattttatatttttattcaaagtaGAACATAAACTAACGCTTAATTTCCAACACTTCCTTACCAGTTATTCAAATAAATCACAACAAACTTTATTACAACCCCAGAGCAGTTGTACCAAACAACCATTGAAACTAGAACTtaaaaagttcattttttaaacATGAATTACAGTGCTTATTAGGTTATTTTGCTGTCATTGTTTACTAATTTATGTCCACTCATTTCCATTGATTTGTAATTTCTCAAGTGAAGAACTAATAGTAACTCACCActcaatttattctttttacttggaacagtgacaaaaaaaaacacacttaCCAATTCTCTTGAAACTGACCAAAGGTGCAAACACAGCAACTGttgtaaaagaaacaacaaaagtTCTTCCAGTCCACCACTGAACTCCAAACCAGCCTTCAAGCAAACCAGAATGGTGAGTTCCACCAGAAGATGTTCCAGAAATCACATCCCcttcaacaacaacacaaaaaaaactGAATCAGACAACATTAATGAGTAACAAAGAACAACCAAAACCAATGTAACAATTCAATTCCAACAAAAACACTCATCAAAGTTAATGTATTTGGCTTAGGATTAAACCAAAGTCCTTACCAAGTATAATCATGTAAATAATCAACACACCAATGCTGTTGACTATAACACATATCTCCACCAAAGCTTTTCCAGATTTTCCAAAAGCATCCCTCATGAGACTCCCATAAGAGGAAACATTCCCAACCCTAGAAATCCTAATCATGAACTCAATTGACTTCTCTGTCAAGAAACCTGTTAAGATTATAGCAAGAAGCCCAGGCACCATCCCCAACTTTTTCACACATGCTGGTAACCCCATGATTCCAGCACCAATGATTGTGGTTGACAAGTTGAAAACTGCCCCACAAAATGAAGCTCCATTGAACTCTTCAAACCCTGaagcatcatcatcatcatcatcatcactcgCCTGAACCTTTGGCAACAAAGGAACATTCTCATCAACAACTCTCTTGTTCCTTCTTGGTTTTTTCTCCACTGCCTCAGGTGCAGCACTTGCATTCCTCATCTTCCCCTTTCAAATTCTTTCATGAAGAATATCTAAAATCAGCTATGTTTTTTCGAAAGCAAAAAGACCCATTTTTCAAGTTCAAGAAAAGCATCAAACTTTGAATAAAAAACTTCAGTGGAATTCACAGGCTCGGAGTTGCAGAGCTGAACAATGATAACTCAAGACACCCCAGAAGCCAGACAATGTTTAGAACAAAATAAAGATTCAAACTTTGAAAAGCTTTGTACCTTAGGACGCTGGTCTTCTGTTTCATAATAACCTCTTTTAACTTTGACACTGTTTCTTCTAGTTGagtaagagaaaaataatagagaaaTGAGTGGAGCAAAGTCAAGGTCTAAATTGTTTAGatacatataatatatgttttagttaaatataaaggtgaaaaaagtaatattctttcatcaaatgtgttttatggtcattttctttttaatctgAAAAATGTTCTTATGGTCATTTTTCCTCTTACATGGTTTGCaaatttcttctcttttatgaTTAAAAGGAATAAACAACTTAACATTCACCAAAGAAGTATCATTCCTAGAAAAAACATTTTGATGAAAATTACAATCACGTTTTCAAAAttgacctttttttttgtttaaaatgaatagaaaagtCACTTTTTTGTTCAATAATTCCAACAACTTCAAgttttaaaagattataaatcatcaaaattatttttcaaaattaaaattttcaaattctgtTTGTCATGAACCATGTTGCAAGATAGTATGATTGCCATAAAATCAAATGTTTAGTTATACAAAACTAGTTAATAATCTTGTAATTTAGAgaattaaagtaaaatgaaaatttatggaaaactaaaactgaaatataaattttgctTAAAttctgaaatatttaaaatatacacatcatcaaattatagtatataaatgaatatagatcttattttataaaatttcatctGAACCACAATTAATTTATAGGTAATACTTAAAATGTAAATGTTTTTTTGGTTGAAAGTTACATCTGGACCATAAAATTTAGAATCTACACGTCTCCATAATGTATTTTGTGACTTGACTCTACCGATGAAtaattgataaagaaaaagaatctCAAACTTCAAATTTAACCATAAATGGCAAGATATTTTCTCATATACATTGCATGTTAGTCATGtcacaataaatattatattacagtTGAGCACGTGCTTATTTTTCCTTCTGCCAAAATACCCCTTCATCGCTTTCATTAAGGAGACTTTATGATTCATAAAGTTTCTAGATTTGATCTATCTTTAAATACTCTATAGGTAAAGTAATCTCAAagttaaaacaaaatgaatttaatgttatatatagATGGAAAATTTTATGGATTATTCGATTTACAAATTAGCTAAATCTTTCGCTTTCTCACTTATTTTAAAACACGTAATTCAGAAGTGTAATTACAAAGTTTTTAATCTACACtatgaaatacaaattttttgcTTTCAGATTGGTAAATCCAATTGTATGGTTTTTTATACGCATATTTCAAGCCATCAGGAGTCAAGGACAGTTGTGACATAATGACGGTGGGCCTCAATGagatattgtttatatatataacgtTTTTCCGATCCACGGATAAAACGTtgggtatatttttaaaataaaacatctttaaaaatgagaataaaaaaaaatatttgtctaaaaaaaagtatataattgttctattttttttctactcacatgaaaaaattattaattgttctattttttttctactcaCTCCATGAGAAAAgtcattcatatatttttagattttaagtctaatctaattaattagatttagattcgatataaattgaatatagatagaataaatttacatattttcaaaatacaaaattaagttGTGAAAGGTTAGGATGGAAAAGGTTTAAGCAAGACTGAATCGAGATAGGTCTAACTTAAATAAGGTTAGGTTTGAGAAGATTGATCCATATTTTTATGGGCAAGGTAAAAACAACTTCATGTCAGGTTATGTTAGGTTAGGGTCATATCAAGTTCGTCAAGATGAGTTTGAGTTATATCATATCCAATATAGACCGAGTTGAGTTAGGCTCATATCGTGCTGAGTCAAGTCGAACCAACTCCATATGGACCAAGTCAGATTAGATTGAAATAGACCTAACTTAGGTTGAGCCAAGTTAGTTTATGTCAAGATTATGTTAAGTCAAGTTGGGCACAAGTCAAGTTGAATATGGTTAGGCTAGCATTGGCTAGGTTAAGTTAGATCCAAATTGGGTCAAATTGGTCGAGTTGAGACAAGCCTAGTCTAGGTCAAGCCCGTCAGGTTTGACCATGGCCAACTTGAGTTAAGCTGGACTCAAATCAAGCCAAGTCAAATTAGGCTAAGTCAAGGTAGACCAAGGTCAAGCCTAGTTGGTCCAAGCCTATGTCAAATTAAGTCAGATTGGGTACTGTTCAGGTTGGACCTCAACTAGGAAAGGTAAGGTTATGTGAGCTCAAGTTATGCAAGGTTAGGTTAGGATGAGCCCAAGTCTCAAAGTTGGGCTCAACTACATTAGGTTAGGTTTGACCCAAGTCAGGTTGAGGTGGATAAAGCTTGGGTCAAGTTGAAATGGACTTAATTATACACAAGTCATATTGACTCAAATCAAATTCAAGTTAATATGGATTGAGATAGGGCTATTCCATGTTAAGCTAGGTTGGGCCTATCTAAGATCATGATGAATCATATTAGGTTGATGATGAATATCACTTTAGAAGGACTTTCAGCATGGGCCAATGTCTAGGCCCATTTAGTTTTTATGcatttaaatacttaaataaatgTATAGGTGTATTGTCTTGTAGTGTAATTAGTAAATTTGATGGGCTTGTATTTTGgtccattttatttttccttgcATTTTTGGACCCTAAGCTTAGAAGGAAATCAGTTGTGTTTGGGCTTGCAAAGCCCAACTTGTATCCAACGTCTCCAAAGAATACAGCTAATGACTTTGCTGCAATGTGTCAACATATTGGACCTACAACCAGCAACCCAAAGAATTGAAGATTGGATTGAAAATACTAATTATGGATGaaatcttcttttctatttcactCTACAAACGGTTGCATATAGGTGTCCATGAGTGAATATGGGGTGAGGAAAATAAAGTCAAACTTTAGAGAGAGTTTGTCGTATGTTGTTATATGTGTTTTAAGTCACACAACTATCTTttacctaattaaattaaatattaatataactaaaattcatttatcaataaaaaattaatataattaaaatccaaCTATAATACAtcacaaaaattttcaattaaaaattaatataattataatttctcaattttgCAACCACAATTTTGTATAGAACCAAAATATAATAACCTTTAGTATCTATTAATTATAACGTTAGTATTTATTACTtttcgtatttattaattataatgttattctttattgtttattatataaagaaatttatattaatgttattcgtGAAGACggataagaattttttttcttttaatttatttttccttttttattttattttaattattttcatatttttatatgttattatattaattatttttatattctataattaatgttattcgtgaagtctaataaaaaattgcttcttttttatttatttttctttttttattttattttaattcttttcgtATTTCTATACTTATTAAACAAAAGCATATAtaaatcatttcaaaattatatattaatatttcatgttttgaaacaaaatattatattttaaaagtaaaagtactaaaaaaattaaattaaatattaaattatgtaattaagtATTAACACGAGAGTTTAAATACtttctttttcacaaaaatcagtgttaaaataaaatcactAATTGTTCTACAAACTCAGAGGAAACtacaattataaaagaaaaacctaaaatttatcatatcatgaaaaaaataggGTGGTAGATTCATTTCCTTTAAAGTTAACTTTATTAGAGACAATCCTTCCATATctaatattattgaaattttttatctcatgttGAATTTTATGATCTTCGTAATGTGTGCCTGAACTTTAAacatatattgattttaaaagtaaaataaaatttattaaaacaaatatcatGATAATCTGATTTTTTTGTGTGATGTAACTAAATTTGTAAACAATTTTATCATACATAGCACACATTACTTCGATGTTTGACAATCCAATGCTTACTGATTTTAACATTGTATTGGGAGATTACAAAATCATCTCATGAAATTTATGTGACTTTCTCAAATCAAACCATGTGGGTGTAAATTTATGTTCTTTaaattctcatattttcttttcaactctTTGCCTCTCTTCCAAATTGAGAAAAACCAACACAACATCTTTGAGTGAAGTTAGGTTCATGAAAAATTGGGTAGGCAAAGTTGAGAGCAAGAAAAATCTACACTTTACAATAATTTACCATTAGACAATTAGTTCAACACAAAAAGCAACAAATTTCTTTGTTATTGCTTCTCGTAAAAAAACTAGTAGAAGTTTCGTTAAGCTGATCCACATTGTtgaacttaatttttataacaattaaccTGATCCATCTTAAGtagaaaaactattaaatttatactttGAAGCATAGGAGTGaaagtaaaaaagtaaacaacTTGCTCTTTCTTGTCCCTAGTTTGGATAGATCATCCAGTTTATTAAAAGCAAATCTATTTCAACATAAATCAGAGTCTGATGCCAACAATTTTCCAACAATTCTCCAAAAGCAATGTCAAAGCTATTTAATTTATGTgcaaaataatatatagtatGCCAAACCTGTAGaataaatttcatgaaaaaactactaagacaaattataaataaatatgttagtGTTTTACCCAATGTATCAAAGCTGTTTAATTTATGTGCAAAGTATGTGTAGTATGCCAAATCTATAGaataaatttcatgaaaaactattaagacaaattataaataactatGTTAGTGTTTTACCCAATGtatcacaaaaaaatattaaaataaaaaaatccattaTAGAATGAAATGATTAGAAGTATGTGTATTGTGTATTGGTTCACAGCTTCTACCGGTACCTTAATACAACAGTATTTAACATGCCAACCGaaataaactaaagaaaatggGTGAAGGAGAATTTTGTTACTGAGTTATTTCTTCAAGGGAGTTTGAGAGCATAAAGAgaacaataaataaagaaaaataacctAAAATGCACAAAATTAAGTATGAATATCTAAGGGAAAAAAATGATGCtaagttaataattataaaaaaggaTGATGGGTTTTACCAAAATACAATTTTCCAAATATTTCATCTCCTAGTTCTCTGTCAGGATCAAAGAAGTTTGTAGTCTCTTAAAAGTGTTTACTTCCCTTCTCAAATTCTTCTAAAGAGGAACTATGtaagatgattttataattagatAGTACAAAAGATGTTACTGCATGGagataattctttttaattaaacaacCATAACACAATAATCTGAATGAAAACAGTCAAATACAATTACAGACCAAAATTCTGATTATAATTTGTCTTTAgacaaacaacaacaacacaaataccATAACATCAATCTTCCAAAATAATCTGAATGAAGACAAAATAGAAATGTTGATAATCCAAAAGTTTAGACAATTCATTTGCAATACACAActcacttttgttttttaatattttttagcaACATCTTCAATGATAACTCATCGTTGTATGACTCTAACATAGTTTCATAATCTCTTTTAAGAGAAGTGGTTGACAAATCAGTGTGTAAAACTCTCCAAATTATTGATTGTATAGTAAACTTGCTCAACAAATTCtgataaataaatacacatatttAGAATATAGACAATGATAAGTGCATTAATTTCTTAATGGGTAAAAGCTTATAAAAATAACCtaccaaatataaaaataacaaaatattacatgaaatcatggaaaaaacataaaaggaaaaccataaaaagaaAGTGCGCAAGCaa is a window of Vigna unguiculata cultivar IT97K-499-35 chromosome 4, ASM411807v1, whole genome shotgun sequence DNA encoding:
- the LOC114181661 gene encoding amino acid transporter AVT6B-like; the encoded protein is MRNASAAPEAVEKKPRRNKRVVDENVPLLPKVQASDDDDDDDASGFEEFNGASFCGAVFNLSTTIIGAGIMGLPACVKKLGMVPGLLAIILTGFLTEKSIEFMIRISRVGNVSSYGSLMRDAFGKSGKALVEICVIVNSIGVLIIYMIILGDVISGTSSGGTHHSGLLEGWFGVQWWTGRTFVVSFTTVAVFAPLVSFKRIDSLKFTSALSVGLAVVFLVIAVGMSVLKIITGGIGMPRLFPIITDMTSIWELFTVVPVLVTAYICHPNVHPIANELEDSSQMNGVVRASLALSASVYLLTSFFGFLLFGEATLDDVLANFDTNLGIPLGSVLNDVVRSSYAAHLVLVFPVVFYGLRVNLDSLLFPSSRPLTQHKLRFASITVTLVAVIFLGANFIPSIWDIFQFTGATAAVCIAFIFPASIILRDRHNVATKRDKILSVFMIFLAVLSNAVALYSDTYALIKKNKTYT